A region of Phycisphaerales bacterium AB-hyl4 DNA encodes the following proteins:
- a CDS encoding D-lyxose/D-mannose family sugar isomerase, translating into MLKRSELKHLQQQGERILSQHGIAITDAERSNIEVAELGLNEVQKQGLILLTYINTDRYCAKELILLPRQTCPEHKHPPVEGDPGKMETFRCRSGQVYLYVEGESTAAPVARVPAGSEDYYTVFHEIQLGPGEQFTIPPNTLHWFQAGDEGAVVSEFSSTSRDEADIFTDPRVERIPQIVED; encoded by the coding sequence AAGTGAACTGAAACATCTTCAACAGCAGGGCGAACGCATCCTCAGTCAGCACGGCATTGCGATTACGGACGCCGAGCGCAGCAACATCGAAGTCGCCGAACTTGGCCTCAACGAAGTGCAGAAGCAAGGGCTGATCCTGCTGACCTATATCAACACTGATCGCTACTGCGCCAAAGAGCTGATCCTGCTCCCCCGGCAAACCTGTCCAGAGCATAAGCACCCCCCGGTTGAAGGCGATCCGGGCAAAATGGAAACCTTCCGTTGCCGATCCGGACAGGTGTACTTGTATGTTGAAGGTGAGTCCACGGCGGCGCCGGTTGCTCGCGTTCCGGCCGGCAGTGAAGATTACTACACCGTCTTTCACGAAATCCAGCTTGGCCCGGGCGAACAATTCACCATTCCGCCCAACACCTTGCATTGGTTTCAAGCTGGCGATGAAGGCGCAGTTGTTTCCGAGTTCTCCAGCACCAGCCGGGACGAGGCGGACATCTTCACCGACCCGCGGGTCGAGCGGATACCGCAAATTGTGGAAGACTGA